TCGGCGGCTAGGAGAGCGGCGGGCAGAGCTAGCCGCGGATCTGGTTCAGCTTGTCGACAGCGCTCTCGAAACCGGCCACCAGGTCGGCCACGATCTCGGAGGTAGGCCGAATCTCGTTCATCCGCCCGACAATCTGCCCCGCGGGGAAGCAGACAGTCTCCGGGTCATGCGCACGATTCATCCGCTCGTGCGCCCCGCTCACCAGAATGTTCTGTAGCGGCATCGGCAGCGGCGTGGGCGCACCCTCGGCATCCCAGGCCTGAGTCCACTTGGTCTTCAGCAGTCGCGCGGGCTTTCCGGTGTAGATGCGGGTGCGCACGGTGTCGCTGGAGGTCGCCTTCAACAGCGCCTGCTGCACCACGGAATCGCCACCGCTGGTAACGCTTCCAAGGTCATACTCGGCGGCGGTCAGCCAGATGGAGCCGGTCCACACACCCGAGGCACCGAGCGCCAGGGCTGCCGCGGCCTGTCTGCCGCTGCCGATACCACCGGCCGCCAGCACCGGGGCGCTGCCGTCGAGGGCATCCACGATCTCGGGCCAGAGCACCATGGATGCCACATCGCCGGTATGTCCACCGGCCTCATAGCCTTGGGCCACAACGATATCGACACCGTTCTCGACATGCCGTTTGGCGTGTTCGGCCTTCCCCGCCAGCGCGGCGACCGGCACGCCGTGCTCGTGCGCCTGGTCGATCACGTCCTTGGGCGGGGAGCCGAGCGCATTGGCAATCAGCTTGATCGGATGCTTGAGCGCGACCTCCACATGTGAGCGGGCCACCGAATGCAGCCAGCCCAGCACCCCCGCCGACTCACGTTCGCCCGGCAGTGGGGGCACGCCCAGGTCGGCAAGAGTCTTCTCGACGAAATCCTTGTGCCCCTG
This genomic window from Mycobacteroides chelonae contains:
- a CDS encoding NAD(P)H-dependent flavin oxidoreductase, which codes for MHTDLCERFGIRYPIFGFTPSEKVAAAITRAGGMGVLGCVRFNDPDELDAVLNWMDENTDGKPYGVDIVMPAKVPTEGTAVDIDKLIPQGHKDFVEKTLADLGVPPLPGERESAGVLGWLHSVARSHVEVALKHPIKLIANALGSPPKDVIDQAHEHGVPVAALAGKAEHAKRHVENGVDIVVAQGYEAGGHTGDVASMVLWPEIVDALDGSAPVLAAGGIGSGRQAAAALALGASGVWTGSIWLTAAEYDLGSVTSGGDSVVQQALLKATSSDTVRTRIYTGKPARLLKTKWTQAWDAEGAPTPLPMPLQNILVSGAHERMNRAHDPETVCFPAGQIVGRMNEIRPTSEIVADLVAGFESAVDKLNQIRG